A section of the Geoalkalibacter ferrihydriticus DSM 17813 genome encodes:
- the pfkA gene encoding 6-phosphofructokinase, whose protein sequence is MKRIAVLTSGGDCSGMNATIRAVVRSGLCAGLDVVGIKKGYRGLIDRDYFMMNTKSVSNTLQRGGTFLQSARCKEMMETAGQDVAANNLKGMGVEGLVVIGGDGSMRGAKTLMDRGIKVIGIPASIDNDIPFTDMSLGVDTALNNIIYAVDCLKDTASSHDRAFIVEVMGRNCGYLTLVASIACGAEHALIPEVPYNIGDICENLRKRYREGRDNSIIMVAEGVASAQEISEQIKHHIRFESRIMVLGHYQRGGSPTSFDRLLGSRFGQGSVEALLNGESGKMVGLSGNHLQFTEFDKIFNAPMRPLNENMVKLAHKLDI, encoded by the coding sequence ATGAAACGTATTGCCGTATTGACCAGCGGGGGCGATTGCTCGGGGATGAACGCCACCATTCGCGCCGTGGTGCGCTCGGGACTCTGCGCCGGGCTCGACGTGGTGGGCATCAAAAAAGGCTACCGCGGACTTATCGACCGTGATTATTTTATGATGAACACCAAGTCGGTGAGCAACACTCTGCAACGCGGCGGCACCTTTCTGCAGAGCGCGCGCTGCAAGGAAATGATGGAAACGGCCGGCCAGGATGTGGCGGCGAACAACCTCAAGGGCATGGGCGTCGAGGGTCTGGTGGTCATCGGCGGCGACGGCAGCATGCGCGGCGCCAAAACCCTCATGGACCGGGGCATCAAGGTCATCGGTATCCCCGCCTCCATCGACAACGACATTCCCTTTACCGACATGTCCCTGGGAGTCGACACGGCCCTCAACAACATCATTTATGCCGTCGACTGTCTGAAGGACACCGCTTCGAGCCACGACCGCGCCTTCATCGTCGAGGTCATGGGGCGCAACTGCGGGTATCTGACCCTGGTCGCTTCCATCGCCTGCGGCGCCGAACACGCCCTGATTCCCGAAGTCCCTTACAACATCGGTGACATCTGCGAAAATCTGCGCAAGCGTTATCGCGAAGGGCGCGACAATTCGATCATCATGGTCGCCGAAGGGGTGGCGAGTGCTCAGGAAATCTCCGAGCAGATCAAGCACCACATCCGCTTCGAATCGCGCATCATGGTTCTCGGCCATTACCAGCGTGGCGGCTCGCCCACGTCCTTCGACCGCCTGCTCGGCTCGCGCTTCGGCCAAGGGTCTGTGGAAGCTTTGTTGAACGGCGAAAGCGGCAAAATGGTCGGTCTTTCCGGCAATCACCTGCAATTCACCGAATTCGACAAGATCTTTAACGCCCCCATGCGCCCCCTCAATGAGAACATGGTGAAACTGGCGCACAAATTGGATATTTAG